One Leuconostoc mesenteroides subsp. mesenteroides ATCC 8293 genomic window, TCGTGTAGGGCGTAGTGCCGATCGACCCACTGGTTTAGTACAAGCATATGTACAACATATCAATTTAAAGGTTAGGGCAGCACAAAAACAGATTATCATGATGAATCGTCGTGGGGAAAAATTAAAGCGTAGAATGGACAACTAAAAAAGGAGAAGCTATGCATTGTGCATTGTGTCAAACACAATTATTTGAAGTAAATTCATTTTTGCAGTTTTTTGGCCTAATAAGACATGAAAATAGTGTGTTGTGTGAAAGTTGTCGTCACAATTTTGATGCAATCAATGATCAAAGTTGTCCAGCGTGCGGGCGACAGCAACTAAATAATGACGCATGTTACGACTGCCAAAGGTGGCAATTGAATAACAGGCCCAGCCTTCATCATCGGGCATTGTATCAATACAATGATGCCATGCGATTATTTATGCAACAATATAAATTTAATGGTGACTACAAACTACGTAAAATTTTTAATCGTGAGTTAATAAACCTAATTCATACTTCAGATATGGATTTGGTAGTAGCAGTTCCTGTTAGCCAGCATACGATGATGACACGTGGATTTAATCAAGTAGCTAGCCTTCTAGAAGGCATTGAATTAACAGAAGCCTTACAAGTTAAGGTAACGAAAAAAATGCAACAATCACATTTTAATCGCAGAGCTCGCATGAAAAGAGAACAGCCATTTTCCATAATCGACGAAAAAATTATTGAAGGACAAAGTATTTTACTTGTAGATGATGTATATACGACTGGTAGCACATTGCACCACGCTGCCGATTTATTATTAGCACATGGGGC contains:
- a CDS encoding ComF family protein, yielding MQQYKFNGDYKLRKIFNRELINLIHTSDMDLVVAVPVSQHTMMTRGFNQVASLLEGIELTEALQVKVTKKMQQSHFNRRARMKREQPFSIIDEKIIEGQSILLVDDVYTTGSTLHHAADLLLAHGADSVKSISLAR